A stretch of the Leptospira harrisiae genome encodes the following:
- a CDS encoding Gfo/Idh/MocA family protein, with the protein MKKWKIAIIGAGYMAMEHAKAFASLESVEIVGVYSRTKSRAEELASLYNSETFESIDSMYQKTKADVAVVTVTELSMPEICFQCFQYPWVCFLEKPVGINLSIAESIFAKANEMKVRAYVALNRRSYSSTRQAVKEITDDESPRLISILDQQDMVAAREMGQPEIVVNNYMYANSIHLIDYFTLFGRGDVISVDSVSPWNPEHPGNVVSVIRFSSGDVGVYQAVWDGPGPWVVTVSNRKVRLEMRPLEKLGIQRRGERRLTEVEPDIIDSEFKPGLRYQAEQILNLLEGKQFALATLESATKSMKLCASIYGLLNLES; encoded by the coding sequence ATGAAAAAGTGGAAAATTGCAATTATTGGTGCCGGTTATATGGCAATGGAACATGCAAAGGCATTTGCATCTCTTGAATCCGTTGAGATTGTCGGCGTTTATAGTAGAACCAAGTCGCGAGCCGAAGAACTTGCTTCATTGTATAATTCAGAGACATTTGAAAGTATTGATTCTATGTACCAAAAGACTAAAGCCGATGTAGCCGTAGTAACAGTTACCGAGTTATCAATGCCTGAAATCTGTTTTCAATGTTTTCAGTATCCATGGGTTTGTTTTTTAGAAAAACCTGTTGGGATAAATTTATCAATTGCAGAATCAATTTTTGCAAAAGCTAACGAGATGAAGGTTAGAGCTTATGTTGCTCTTAATCGACGATCCTACTCTTCCACGAGACAAGCTGTTAAAGAAATCACGGATGATGAAAGCCCTCGACTGATCTCTATCCTTGACCAACAAGATATGGTTGCCGCAAGGGAAATGGGTCAACCTGAAATTGTTGTTAACAATTATATGTATGCCAACTCCATTCATTTGATAGACTATTTTACTTTGTTTGGAAGAGGTGATGTCATTTCTGTAGATTCCGTTTCCCCTTGGAATCCGGAACATCCCGGAAATGTAGTTTCAGTCATCAGATTTTCGAGTGGCGATGTTGGCGTTTACCAAGCTGTTTGGGACGGCCCCGGACCTTGGGTTGTTACAGTTTCAAACCGTAAAGTTAGACTTGAAATGAGGCCACTCGAAAAGTTAGGAATCCAACGTCGTGGCGAACGCAGACTCACCGAAGTGGAACCTGACATCATTGATAGTGAATTTAAACCCGGTTTGCGCTATCAAGCCGAGCAAATTTTGAATCTTTTAGAGGGAAAACAATTTGCATTGGCAACTCTCGAGTCAGCTACTAAATCCATGAAACTTTGTGCTTCTATTTATGGATTATTGAATTTGGAAAGTTAA
- a CDS encoding SGNH/GDSL hydrolase family protein, translated as MKHTIARILAFTDSLGMPRKGTPVESTWTEKLLSHWKNTSIVYLKNGRGFTSNNLMEELDEIVFLKPTTTILQVGICDCTRRGVPPKIERWIRRVPYLRRFVLDYIKRNNYKFTKFFDYRYISLKQFEDNIQKSINRITESQSSLIIIAIAPPGEHMIKNVFNIEEDIKTFNTALNELANSNNNVIFINPYEGKLAKEVVVDYDGHHLSENGHELVFQKINEALIN; from the coding sequence TTGAAACATACAATTGCTAGAATTCTTGCCTTTACTGATTCGTTAGGAATGCCAAGGAAAGGAACTCCTGTTGAATCTACCTGGACAGAAAAATTACTTTCGCATTGGAAAAATACAAGTATTGTTTATCTTAAGAATGGTCGTGGATTTACATCCAACAATTTAATGGAAGAACTAGATGAAATTGTTTTTCTAAAGCCTACTACTACAATTTTACAAGTAGGAATATGTGATTGTACCAGGCGAGGCGTTCCACCAAAAATTGAAAGATGGATTCGAAGAGTTCCATATCTCCGCAGATTTGTTCTTGATTATATCAAACGTAACAACTATAAATTCACTAAATTTTTTGATTACCGATATATTTCATTGAAACAGTTTGAAGATAATATTCAAAAATCAATCAATCGAATCACTGAATCGCAATCATCATTAATCATCATCGCAATTGCACCACCCGGCGAACATATGATTAAAAATGTCTTTAACATTGAAGAAGATATTAAAACCTTCAATACTGCTTTGAATGAATTAGCTAACTCAAACAACAATGTAATTTTTATTAATCCATATGAAGGCAAACTAGCTAAGGAAGTTGTAGTAGATTACGACGGGCATCATCTTTCAGAAAATGGGCATGAGTTAGTATTCCAGAAAATCAACGAAGCATTAATAAATTAA
- a CDS encoding DUF1761 domain-containing protein — MLQILSHLDWIAIGLAFFVYSFLGYFWFTILFEKLYRTSLGKENETPESLAFLFVFGPMVCMLIITITTAVLFSVLQVQQTIDALVWGSLFGFGFLTANTFNIAINPNIPRPILYGAISSAYHLVGINIASFLLIQRF, encoded by the coding sequence ATGTTACAAATTTTGAGTCATTTGGATTGGATCGCCATTGGTTTGGCATTTTTTGTTTATTCTTTTCTTGGTTATTTTTGGTTTACAATTCTCTTCGAAAAATTATATAGAACTTCACTTGGGAAAGAAAACGAAACCCCAGAATCATTGGCATTCTTGTTTGTATTCGGCCCAATGGTTTGTATGCTCATCATAACAATAACGACAGCGGTTTTATTTTCCGTACTTCAAGTTCAACAAACCATTGATGCACTTGTTTGGGGCAGTTTGTTTGGATTTGGTTTTTTGACCGCCAATACTTTTAACATCGCCATCAATCCGAACATTCCGAGGCCTATTCTGTATGGTGCCATTTCCAGTGCCTACCATCTAGTAGGAATCAATATTGCCTCTTTTCTACTCATCCAAAGATTCTAA
- a CDS encoding helix-turn-helix transcriptional regulator has product MLPTVTEYKPQSLLHRYVESYLFIQTQNGFSKSIYPHHSFVLTIKLKGNHSYRIHKDIHALPSISLSGLRKSVKHNLLSEGSEIIIIKFQPWGAFAFFNMPMNELKEIGISGYELFNKTDLNDLHSRLLESEDQVSKTKHLENFLLKTIKKQTIDHRIFEAISQMNQSQGKIKINDIASNVNLSIDTFEKKFREITGGTPKQISSIIRMSRAIQEIPKYKSFTRLAYDLGYFDQSHFIKEFKTFTGQTPSQFLM; this is encoded by the coding sequence ATGTTGCCCACTGTTACTGAGTACAAACCACAATCGTTACTCCATCGTTATGTGGAAAGTTACCTTTTTATCCAAACTCAAAATGGTTTTTCAAAATCAATTTATCCACATCATTCTTTTGTTTTGACAATCAAACTCAAAGGAAACCATAGTTACCGGATTCATAAAGACATACATGCTTTGCCATCCATCTCTCTATCGGGACTTAGAAAATCTGTAAAACACAATCTCCTATCGGAAGGATCAGAAATCATCATCATAAAATTCCAACCATGGGGAGCTTTTGCTTTTTTCAATATGCCGATGAATGAATTGAAAGAAATCGGTATTTCTGGATACGAATTATTCAATAAAACAGATCTAAACGATTTACATTCACGTTTGTTAGAATCAGAAGATCAAGTTTCAAAGACAAAACATTTAGAAAATTTTTTACTGAAAACAATTAAAAAACAAACAATTGATCATCGGATTTTTGAAGCGATTTCACAAATGAACCAGTCACAGGGAAAGATCAAAATCAATGATATTGCTTCAAATGTAAATTTGAGTATTGATACTTTTGAAAAAAAATTTCGAGAAATTACAGGAGGTACGCCTAAACAAATATCTTCTATCATACGTATGAGTAGGGCTATCCAAGAAATTCCAAAGTATAAATCATTTACTAGACTTGCTTATGATTTAGGATATTTTGACCAATCACATTTTATCAAAGAATTCAAAACTTTCACCGGTCAAACACCCTCACAATTTTTGATGTAA